A window of the Garra rufa chromosome 10, GarRuf1.0, whole genome shotgun sequence genome harbors these coding sequences:
- the cbln12 gene encoding cerebellin 12, translated as MLPSSGLPMLILAPLLLIGPLVVRGQNDTEPIVLEGKCLVVCDSTPSSEPAGNALGMSVRSGTGRVAFSATRQTNHEPTDMSNRTMIIYFDQILVNVGGHFDQESSIFLAPRRGVYSFNFHVVKAYNRQTIQVSLMLNGWPMISAFAGDQDVTREAATNAGLVIMERGDKAYLKLERGNLMGGWKYSTFSGFLVFPL; from the exons ATGCTGCCCAGCTCTGGGTTGCCGATGCTAATATTAGCTCCACTTCTGCTAATCGGCCCTCTAGTGGTCAGAGGGCAAAATGACACGGAGCCCATAGTTCTGGAGGGTAAATGTCTGGTGGTTTGTGACTCCACACCTTCTTCAGAACCAGCAGGTAATGCGCTGGGGATGTCTGTGCGTTCAGGTACCGGCCGTGTGGCCTTCTCCGCCACAAGGCAAACCAACCATGAGCCCACAGACATGAGCAATCGCACCATGATCATCTATTTTGACCAG ATCTTGGTGAACGTTGGCGGTCATTTTGACCAAGAAAGCAGTATCTTTCTCGCTCCGAGAAGAGGGGTGTACAGCTTCAACTTCCATGTGGTCAAGGCATACAACAGGCAAACCATACAG GTGAGTTTGATGTTGAATGGATGGCCGATGATCTCAGCCTTTGCTGGAGACCAGGATGTGACACGAGAAGCAGCCACAAATGCTGGGCTTGTGATCATGGAAAGAGGGGACAAGGCTTACCTCAAGCTGGAAAGGGGCAACCTAATGGGAGGCTGGAAGTACTCTACTTTTTCAGGCTTCCTGGTCTTCCCTTTATAA
- the trim110 gene encoding tripartite motif-containing protein 16 produces MKSSYSIFHTRLQEKKAAIDSMEEEHTCPMCRDLFVRTQPFPCGHSFCLACAQEAWSQSADGGKQRFACPQCLEEQGVVVCDCCPEDKDNEAQAAVKTCLRCEISLCEQHLKPHLQRPAYNTHLLVEPLMDISRRRCPAHREVFWYYCMDDGEYVCPDCILEGRHAQHQVKGVRKVEEEYKVKLQSLFEEAEKKVKQGEMMLQEHQKACRSIVEDTSVSDVSQVLQMGSALQAQVGRLVSAVINITEQERQQAMEKVQEDCSRVREDLNQTESIHRFLGSLLDESDPFLLIWAFQTDDSQLMTDLTSPLFAPPQPSMDKKRVLENVENKYREFIAEILRCLIELKRDLLSSPLTLDKNSAHPLLNISEDLRTVMRVKKRLCVPEHSDRFDHWSQVVSCQIFSSGTHYWELEVEGFWDIAVTYHSIGRKSKEGTAFGCNKISWSLTQQHDRKLAAWHNRKKTHLSAKMSGNHLAVTLDFDSGSIAFSEVGSSSTLLPLHNFSTRFTQPVCLGFGLYKPELNSRVTILKKI; encoded by the exons ATGAAATCATCCTATTCTATCTTTCACACAAGGCTGCAGGAGAAAAAAG CTGCTATTGACTCCATGGAGGAAGAGCACACATGCCCCATGTGTCGTGACCTCTTTGTTCGAACTCAGCCCTTTCCCTGCGGCCACAGCTTTTGCCTGGCCTGTGCACAGGAGGCCTGGAGCCAGAGTGCAGATGGTGGCAAGCAAAGATTTGCATGCCCACAGTGCCTGGAGGAGCAGGGAGTGGTGGTATGTGACTGCTGTCCGGAAGACAAGGATAATGAGGCCCAAGCTGCAGTGAAGACCTGCCTGAGATGTGAGATCTCTCTGTGTGAGCAGCATCTGAAGCCACATCTGCAGCGTCCTGCTTATAACACTCACCTGTTGGTGGAGCCATTGATGGACATATCTCGCCGCAGGTGCCCTGCTCATCGGGAAGTATTCTGGTATTACTGCATGGACGATGGGGAATATGTTTGCCCAGACTGCATTTTAGAAGGACGGCATGCTCAACACCAGGTCAAAGGGGTGAGAAAAGTGGAGGAGGAATACAAA GTCAAATTACAGAGCCTGTTTGAGGAAGCAGAAAAGAAAGTAAAGCAAGGTGAAATGATGCTTCAAGAACATCAAAAAGCTTGTCGCAGCATCGTA GAGGACACCTCTGTGAGTGATGTCTCCCAGGTGTTACAGATGGGCTCAGCCCTGCAGGCTCAGGTGGGCCGACTGGTGTCAGCCGTGATAAACATCACAGAGCAGGAGAGACAGCAGGCCATGGAAAAAGTGCAGGAAGACTGCAGCAGGGTGAGAGAAGATCTGAACCAAACTGAGAGCATCCACCGCTTCCTCGGTTCCCTGCTGGACGAGAGCGACCCCTTTCTGCTTATCTGG GCATTCCAGACAGATGATTCGCA GTTGATGACAGATCTCACATCACCTCTGTTTGCACCACCTCAGCCCAGCATGGACAAGAAACGTGTCTTAGAGAATGTGGAAAATAAATATAGAGAATTTATAGCTGAGATCTTGCGCTGCCTAATCGAACTCAAGAGAGATCTCT TAAGTAGCCCATTAACATTGGACAAAAACTCAGCCCATCCTCTCCTAAATATCTCTGAAGATCTACGGACAGTAATGAGGGTCAAAAAACGCTTATGTGTCCCTGAGCATTCTGACCGCTTTGACCACTGGTCTCAGGTGGTCTCCTGTCAGATATTTTCTTCTGGGACCCATTACTGGGAGCTGGAGGTGGAGGGATTTTGGGATATAGCAGTGACCTACCACAGCATTGGGAGAAAATCTAAGGAGGGAACAGCCTTTGGCTGCAACAAG ATATCCTGGAGCCTGACACAGCAGCATGACAGGAAACTTGCTGCCTGGCATAACCGAAAGAAAACCCACCTCTCCGCAAAAATGTCTGGCAACCATTTGGCAGTCACTCTGGACTTTGATTCTGGCTCCATCGCCTTTTCAGAAGTGGGTTCGTCATCCACCCTGCTCCCCCTGCATAATTTCAGTACCAGATTCACCCAGCCCGTCTGCCTAGGCTTTGGCCTCTACAAACCAGAGCTGAACAGCAGGGTCACCATCCTCAAGAAAATATGA
- the LOC141343591 gene encoding GTPase IMAP family member 8-like has product MEAGEDSDRHDNCPTLSEIKAIIIGSKAEYKRSATNTILGEEDCKMGEEIVKSETKQGTVQNRSVSLVMTPGWWKSFTLAESAKYLKMEIVHSLKLCPAPHAFLLVINLHKSFTNMHLNSVVEHMEILGEQIWNHTIVLLMYDNKEQRDADSKQLIERAGTELDILIQKCGNRVHVFNYTDSKGINVQKLFHEIENVLAKNEGQCFKIDSKLFEDMEENRRTVQKRAEEREVQVKTKMTTLKEHLTENSFPELRIVLMGGNVVGKTSVVNTILKKEQMRSVTKKSVISNGEVDQRKVILIDTPGWWPYASVMETSESVKQEIKSSVTMCPPGPHAVLLVLQPGIAFTEAQKRSVKEHMELLGRNVWKYCIVLFTRGDWMVTNTIEEHIESEGEALQWLINKCGNRYHVLNYMEQNNRKQVRELMEKVDVMARGNTELLTPVDTAMEETDSGWESKSDQLERGSFNLDPPEMHKDYVTKWLENTEIVSNYRALSESPEDLSEDVTLNQDH; this is encoded by the exons ATGGAGGCAGGAGAGGACTCTGATCGTCATGACA ATTGTCCAACTCTTTCTGAGATAAAAGCCATTATAATAGGCAGTAAAGCAGAGTACAAGCGCAGTGCAACTAATACCATTCTTGGTGAAGAAGACTGTAAAATGGGTGAAGAGATAGTCAAGAGTGAGACGAAACAGGGTACAGTTCAAAACAGGTCTGTTAGTTTGGTAATGACACCAGGATGGTGGAAGAGCTTCACACTGGCAGAAAGTGCAAAGTATTTAAAGATGGAAATTGTGCACAGCTTAAAACTGTGTCCTGCTCCACATGCCTTCCTTCTAGTCATCAATCTACACAAATCATTCACAAACATGCATTTAAACAGTGTGGTGGAACACATGGAGATTCTTGGTGAGCAGATCTGGAACCACACCATCGTTCTACTCATGTATGACAACAAAGAGCAAAGAGATGCAGATAGCAAGCAGCTAATTGAGAGAGCAGGGACAGAGCTTGATATTCTAATACAAAAGTGTGGAAACAGAGTTCATGTTTTTAATTATACTGACAGCAAGGGAATAAATGTACAAAAACTGTTTCATGAGATAGAGAATGTACTAGCAAAGAATGAAGGACAATGCTTTAAAATTGACAGCAAACTGTTTGAAGATATGGAGGAAAACAGAAGAACTGTTCAGAAACGAGCAGAGGAGAGAGAGGTTCAAGTAAAAACAAAGATGACAACCTTGAAAGAACATCTAACAG AGAATTCTTTCCCAGAGTTAAGGATTGTCTTGATGGGTGGCAATGTTGTTGGAAAGACCTCAGTGGTCAACACCATCTTGAAAAAGGAACAAATGAGGAGTGTGACAAAAAAGTCTGTGATAAGCAATGGAGAGGTTGACCAGAGAAAAGTCATTTTAATTGACACACCTGGATGGTGGCCGTACGCATCTGTAATGGAGACTTCAGAGTCAGTCAAGCAGGAGATCAAGTCAAGTGTTACTATGTGTCCACCAGGACCTCATGCAGTTTTGCTGGTTCTGCAGCCTGGAATTGCCTTCACTGAGGCACAAAAAAGGTCTGTCAAAGAGCACATGGAGCTCCTGGGTCGAAATGTCTGGAAGTACTGTATAGTGTTGTTCACCAGAGGTGACTGGATGGTCACTAACACTATTGAGGAGCACATTGAGAGTGAAGGAGAAGCTCTGCAGTGGCTGATCAATAAATGTGGAAACCGGTATCATGTACTGAACTACATGGAACAGAATAATAGGAAACAGGTCAGAGAGTTGATGGAGAAAGTGGATGTGATGGCCAGAGGAAACACAGAGCTTCTGACACCTGTGGATACAGCAATGGAGGAGACTGACAGTGGTTGGGAATCTAAGTCAGACCAATTAGAGAGAGGAAGCTTTAATCTGGATCCCCCTGAAA TGCATAAAGACTACGTAACAAAATGGCTTGAAAACACAGAAATTGTGTCTAACTACAGGGCCTTATCAGAATCACCAGAAGACCTTTCAGAAGATGTCACACTAAATCAAGATCACTGA
- the LOC141343593 gene encoding GTPase IMAP family member 9-like, translating into MGGRKVGKTSVMNTILNLKQELQRNKKCVLREREVDKRKVILIDTPGWWPYASVKETPKPVRQEIKSSVTMCTSGPHAVLLVLQSGVAFSKAYGRSVKEHMELLGRNVWKYCIVVFTRGDWMGTPTIEEHIESEGEALQRLINKCGNRYHILNNMEQDDGKQVRELIEKVEMMAKGNTELLTLKEAEEETDSGRGSNWSVQERGSLNLVPPEIDNNDKIMEWLQNSDNVINYRLSEDSEDISGDVTQS; encoded by the exons ATGGGTGGCAGAAAAGTTGGAAAGACCTCAGTGATGAACACCATTTTGAATCTTAAACAAGAACTCCAGAGGAATAAAAAGTGtgtgctgagagagagagaggttgaCAAGAGAAAAGTCATTTTAATTGACACTCCTGGATGGTGGCCGTACGCATCTGTAAAGGAAACACCAAAGCCAGTCAGGCAGGAGATCAAGTCTAGTGTTACTATGTGTACATCAGGACCTCATGCAGTTTTGCTGGTTCTGCAGTCTGGTGTCGCCTTCAGTAAGGCATATGGAAGGTCTGTCAAGGAGCACATGGAGCTCTTAGGTCGAAATGTCTGGAAGTACTGTATAGTGGTGTTCACCAGGGGCGACTGGATGGGAACTCCCACTATTGAAGAACACATTGAGAGTGAAGGAGAAGCTCTGCAGCGGTTGATCAATAAATGTGGAAACAGGTACCATATTCTTAACAACATGGAGCAGGATGATGGGAAACAGGTCAGAGAGTTGATTGAGAAAGTGGAGATGATGGCCAAAGGAAACACAGAGCTCCTGACACTTAAAGAAGCAGAAGAGGAGACAGACAGTGGTCGTGGATCTAACTGGTCAGTCCAAGAGAGAGGAAGCTTAAATCTGGTTCCACCTGAAA TCGACAACAACGACAAAATTATGGAATGGCTTCAAAATTCAGATAATGTGATTAACTACAGATTATCAGAAGATTCAGAGGACATTTCTGGGGATGTTACACAAAGTTAA
- the sall2 gene encoding uncharacterized protein sall2, whose translation MASPKLGVSATTTSSSSSSAAASLCVPPHPGSPTSVPQGPPSPVTPSSSPSTVPSGPACAPVSIAFILEELRVLQQRQIHQMQMTEEICRQVLRLGGGSCEVDSKPFILPSLPQLCLKGSDNNPRPSRPKSSPPPTSVAPLLACFSSLLPPQTTSKTSKHAYPLLNVLRPHKAQYDSGVVTPASFTSHSSASTSSSMSTAAASNYPLTLSLGLPSQKSSTAGAGGHSGVTFPNQSIPAAAVPSAPSQDSKLSAQGGATVLSSGRLQHACRFCRKLFSSDSSLQIHLRSHTGERPYQCPVCFSRFTTRGNLKVHFLRHREQNPELSFSLFPCSLFASVTGGSMGGPAQTQTITSTNTNATQRHQKQQEDDLCGDSLEGTTASTRATTSTLPPSIDLALLTTAHSLLQLNRAAAAAAAAASTSTTSSITSSSPSSLASTLLSAPASSTSSIAGVYKGVKRFDENTPPIPTLLPHSAYSQLANLPKIFFPASSTQHHPGHGFLRPTTPAGSFLPSPQQHITFPFTASSTTPSISTPTSDTSKLQRLVEKLEKEPQGQSHWVSSIGETSTSGHSVAGALSYSSSGLMSTSTFSTNVVTSLPSSTIQIPSSLFSKESPYLGLMNSAGTLAPNQCNVCLRVLSCPRALRLHQATHLGERPFPCKLCGRSFSTKGSLRAHLATHRARPPNSRAQNSCPLCQRKFTNALVLQHHIRMHLGGQLPPEHMPDTSTESDTLSHSESIELSASEICPSDIDVQLLNADLQTVSDTRHPESLAVSTAPTACPITSSLSASLSSGPIPPLDLNPDQSLNPTPHSPSTFRADPPELSLSVPSPVESGACLVPPTTQSASATTGPSATDELSFELSSNTAFLEDKKISSSSALMKASPLRDDCERSENPSVSPIRCSGSRSNLEDLLSIQAHNASRVPPPHLELTPPSLLALRSEEPDQSLVHSSKLIPQEFPTEENVEEKIHKTPKNGQRTTPDLNINAVMGSETLDKTNEDESEDRDTHVQKTIKEAHCSLTAKDKTDLKDTTGTEMDRTESTVCISLTPSLPPPMPEKKIYHCSECGKEYASRSGLKGHMKHHGGAVKATRAPAKTKGAERVLHHERSQTHHLGTFMPPGHQ comes from the exons ATGGCTTCTCCAAAGTTAGGTGTGTCAGCAACCACAACCTCCTCTTCATCCTCCTCTGCCGCTGCTTCTCTCTGTGTGCCTCCACATCCTGGAAGCCCCACTTCTGTGCCTCAGGGTCCTCCAAGTCCAGTTACACCCTCTTCCAGCCCAAGCACAGTCCCTTCAGGCCCAGCATGTGCACCCGTCAGTATTGCCTTCATCTTGGAGGAGCTACGTGTGCTGCAGCAGAGGCAGATTCATCAGATGCAGATGACTGAAGAAATCTGTAGGCAGGTACTGAGATTGGGAGGAGGATCTTGCGAAGTGGATTCAAAACCGTTTATACTACCATCTCTGCCACAGCTGTGTTTAAAAGGTTCAGATAACAACCCCAGACCCTCCCGACCAAAGTCATCACCTCCCCCTACCTCTGTGGCTCCTCTTCTGGCCTGTTTTTCTTCCCTGCTACCCCCTCAGACCACCTCAAAGACCTCCAAACATGCCTACCCTCTCCTGAATGTCTTACGCCCTCATAAAGCACAGTATGACAGCGGGGTGGTTACTCCAGCAAGCTTCACCAGCCATTCAAGTGCTTCCACATCCTCATCAATGTCTACAGCTGCTGCCTCAAACTATCCACTCACACTTTCTCTCGGCCTTCCATCCCAAAAATCATCCACCGCAGGAGCTGGTGGACACAGTGGTGTGACCTTCCCAAACCAATCTATACCAGCAGCTGCTGTCCCTTCAGCCCCCTCACAGGATTCAAAACTCTCTGCTCAAGGAGGTGCGACTGTTTTATCATCAGGGCGTTTGCAGCATGCATGCCGATTCTGTCGGAAACTCTTCAGCAGCGATTCATCCCTGCAAATCCACTTACGTTCGCACACCGGGGAGCGTCCTTACCAGTGCCCTGTATGTTTCAGTCGATTCACCACACGAGGGAACCTCAAGGTACACTTCTTGCGGCATCGTGAGCAAAACCCTGAACTCTCTTTTTCATTGTTCCCCTGTTCGCTTTTTGCATCTGTAACTGGGGGATCGATGGGAGGGCCAGCACAAACACAAACGATCACCTCCACCAATACAAACGCTACTCAGAGGCATCAAAAACAGCAAGAGGATGATCTGTGTGGCGACAGTCTTGAGGGAACTACTGCCTCAACACGTGCCACAACCTCAACTCTTCCTCCGAGTATTGATTTGGCCCTGCTGACCACTGCGCACTCTCTCCTTCAGCTCAATCGTGCTGCCGCTGCTGCGGCTGCTGCAGCCTCTACATCCACTACCTCCTCAATCACATCCTCATCACCTTCCTCTCTGGCCTCCACCCTTCTTTCAGCTCCTGCCTCATCCACCTCCTCCATTGCTGGGGTGTATAAAGGAGTGAAACGGTTTGATGAGAACACCCCACCAATACCTACTCTGCTCCCCCATTCAGCTTACTCACAGCTTGCCAATTTACCCAAAATCTTCTTCCCAGCATCTTCCACTCAGCATCACCCAGGCCATGGGTTTCTCAGGCCAACAACCCCAGCTGGATCCTTCCTGCCATCCCCACAGCAACACATCACCTTCCCGTTCACGGCGTCATCCACTACCCCATCCATCTCGACCCCAACCTCAGACACATCAAAGCTGCAGAGACTGGTGGAGAAATTAGAGAAAGAACCACAAGGTCAATCACATTGGGTTTCATCCATTGGAGAGACGTCTACCAGTGGACATAGTGTAGCAGGAGCATTAAGCTATAGCAGCAGTGGTTTAATGAGCACAAGCACATTCAGTACAAATGTGGTCACCTCACTTCCATCATCTACAATCCAAATACCATCATCCCTCTTTAGCAAGGAGTCACCCTACCTGGGACTCATGAACTCTGCTGGGACACTTGCTCCTAATCAGTGTAATGTGTGTCTGCGGGTGCTAAGCTGCCCAAGAGCATTGCGTTTGCACCAGGCTACTCATTTAGGTGAGCGACCCTTCCCCTGCAAGCTATGTGGTCGTTCCTTCTCAACTAAAGGAAGCCTTCGAGCACACCTTGCCACCCACCGTGCCCGCCCACCAAACAGTCGTGCCCAGAATTCTTGCCCCTTATGCCAGAGGAAGTTTACCAATGCCCTTGTCCTACAACACCATATCCGCATGCACTTAGGAGGACAGCTTCCACCAGAGCACATGCCTGATACCTCAACAGAAAGTGATACTTTGTCCCATTCCGAGTCTATTGAGCTCTCTGCTTCAGAGATCTGCCCTAGTGATATAGATGTTCAGTTACTAAATGCTGATCTACAAACCGTTTCGGATACTAGACATCCTGAATCCCTTGCTGTCAGTACTGCTCCTACAGCATGTCCCATAACCTCTAGCCTATCCGCTTCACTAAGCTCAGGTCCTATACCACCTTTAGACCTAAACCCTGACCAATCCCTGAATCCAACCCCACATTCACCGTCAACATTCAGAGCCGATCCCCCTGAGCTCTCTCTCAGTGTACCTTCTCCAGTGGAATCTGGAGCCTGCCTGGTCCCTCCTACCACCCAGTCAGCATCAGCAACAACTGGTCCTTCTGCCACTGATGAActatcttttgaactttctagcAACACTGCCTTCTTGGAAGATAAAAAGATTTCAAGCTCCTCTGCTCTCATGAAAGCAAGTCCACTAAGAGATGACTGTGAACGCAGTGAAAATCCATCTGTCTCACCTATTCGTTGCTCTGGATCAAGATCAAATCTGGAGGATCTTCTTAGTATACAAGCTCATAATGCGTCCAGAGTTCCTCCACCACATCTAGAATTAACACCACCTTCTCTCCTTGCGCTGAGATCTGAGGAGCCTGACCAAAGCCTTGTCCACTCATCCAAATTAATCCCCCAAGAGTTCCCTACGGAAGAAAACGTGgaagaaaaaatacataaaacaccaAAGAATGGACAAAGGACCACTCCAGATTTGAATATTAATGCAGTTATGGGGTCAGAGACTTTGGACAAAACAAATGAGGATGAGTCTGAGGATCGTGACACACATGTGCAGAAGACCATTAAGGAAGCTCACTGTAGTTTAACTGCAAAGGATAAAACAGACCTTAAAGATACAACAGGAACTGAAATGGACAGAACAGAATCAACTGTATGCATATCACTGACTCCCAGTCTTCCACCTCCAATGCCAGAGAAAAAAATCTACCACTGTTCTGAATGTGGAAAAGAGTATGCAAGTCGCAGTGGACTTAAA GGACACATGAAGCACCATGGTGGAGCTGTCAAGGCAACCCGAGCTCCTGCAAAGACCAAGGGCGCAGAGAGAGTTTTGCATCATGAGCGGTCACAAACTCACCACCTTGGAACCTTCATGCCACCAGGACATCAGTGA